The following proteins are co-located in the Chaetodon trifascialis isolate fChaTrf1 chromosome 14, fChaTrf1.hap1, whole genome shotgun sequence genome:
- the grm1b gene encoding metabotropic glutamate receptor 1b isoform X1 yields MISAERERERERERERERERERERERERESQLLSVFSAEELESGLAASEDAQTRYVPDCLVQGDNNTDGETALILNFIQKWIDGPPLWPSGHDSTLSTCGTMSNMIYLTAISLLYLPVLVFEAFVLSKGKYERSVVPSSASRLVARMDGDVIIGALFSVHHQPSAEKVADRKCGEVREQYGIQRVEAMFHALDRINSDPNLLPNITLGCEIRDSCWHSSVALEQSIEFIRDSLISIRDDSDGSRWCIEGEPSSQPPPTKKPIAGVIGPGSSSVAIQVQNLLQLFNIPQIAYSATSIDLSDKTLFKYFLRVVPSDTLQARALLDIVKRYNWTYVSAVHTEGNYGESGMEVFKELASQDGICIAHSDKIYSNAGEKHFDRLLRKLRERLPKARVVVCFCEGMTVRGLLMAMRRLGVAGEFLLIGSDGWADRVEVVEGYEQEAVGGITVKLQSEEVSSFDDYFLKLRLSTNTRNPWFPEFWQYRFQCRLPGHPQENLNYARNCSGYESLEDNYVQDSKMGFVINAIYAMAHGLHDMHTHLCPAHVGLCDNMKPIDGSHLLDFLLKTTFTGVSGEDIWFDENGDSPGRYEIMNFQHVEPSVYDYINIGSWHEGILSLDEEMIQMNRSDMVRSVCSEPCSKGEIKVIRKGEVSCCWICTACKDNEYVQDEFTCKACELGWWPDKELEGCEPIPLRYLEWSNPESIIQVVFSCLGILVTSFVTFVFVLYRDTPVVKSSSRELCYIILAGIFLGYLCPFTLIARPTVASCYLQRLLVGLSAAMCYSALVTKTNRIARILAGSKKKICTRKPRFMSAWAQVVIAFILISVQLTLEVTLIIMEPPEPIKSYPSIREVFLICNTSNVGVVAPLGYNGLLIMSCTYYAFKTRNVPANFNEAKYIAFTMYTTCIIWLAFVPIYFGSNYKIITTSFSVSLSVTVALGCMFTPKMYIIIAKPERNVRSAFTTSDAVRMHVGDGKIACRSNSLLNMFKRKKNTGNGSSNGKSVSWSEPGARHPPKGDHMWHRLSVHVKRQEAGSNQMAVIKPLTNTYQNRALEFSDLSTKTLYNVAEEDESDPVRYNPPATPPMMAHGQIPACGLIKDMDEELYTPEHMQANSIIPQHVIMDHLQGEMVVNRKFISDTPELNDMISMPEAVSGGMPVYHQAHLIQHDPVLPVHLDPFDEEPTSPLEEEEMENEQFGLLHGYMYNNAQIHDEEDLVEVKSAMEDSLALMPPSPFRDCAGPPASPFPNSPVSESILCSPPNVTYASVILRDFKQSSSTL; encoded by the exons ATGATcagcgcagagagagagagagagagagagagagagagagagagagagagagagagagagagagagagagagagagagagagagagtcagctgctcagtgttttctcGGCAGAAGAGCTGGAGTCCGGTCTGGCTGCTTCAGAAGACGCACAGACCCGCTATGTCCCGGATTGCCTGGTGCAG GGTGACAACAACACCGACGGAGAGACTGCATTAATCCTCAATTTCATCCAAAAGTGGATTGATGGACCTCCATTATGGCCAAGCGGACATGATTCTACACTCAGCACCTGTGGCACAATGTCGAATATGATTTACCTGACTGCCATAAGCCTTTTGTACCTGCCTGTTTTAGTGTTTGAGGCATTTGTGTTGTCGAAAGGCAAGTATGAGAGGTCAGTGGTGCCCAGTTCTGCCTCTCGCCTGGTGGCCCGGATGGACGGGGATGTTATAATCGGCGccctcttctctgtccaccACCAACCATCAGCTGAGAAGGTGGCGGACAGGAAATGTGGGGAAGTCCGCGAGCAGTACGGCATCCAGAGAGTGGAAGCCATGTTCCACGCCCTGGATCGGATTAACTCGGACCCAAACCTGTTGCCCAACATCACCCTGGGCTGTGAGATCAGGGACTCCTGCTGGCACTCCTCGGTGGCTCTGGAGCAGAGCATCGAGTTCATACGAGACTCTCTCATCTCCATCCGGGACGACAGCGACGGCTCCAGGTGGTGCATCGAGGGGGAACCTTCCAGTCAGCCGCCGCCAACCAAGAAGCCCATCGCAGGGGTCATCGGGCCCGGCTCCAGCTCAGTGGCAATTCAAGTTCAAaacctcctgcagctgttcaaCATCCCGCAGATTGCCTATTCTGCAACCAGCATTGACCTCAGCGACAAGACATTATTCAAGTACTTCCTCAGGGTTGTGCCATCAGACACTCTTCAGGCTCGAGCCCTCTTGGACATTGTCAAACGGTACAACTGGACCTATGTGTCTGCAGTGCACACAGAGG GTAACTACGGGGAGAGTGGGATGGAGGTGTTCAAAGAGCTCGCCTCGCAGGACGGCATCTGCATCGCCCACTCTGACAAGATCTACAGCAACGCCGGCGAGAAGCACTTTGACAGGCTGCTGAGGAAGCTGCGCGAGCGTCTGCCCAAAGCTCGAGTGGTTGTCTGCTTCTGTGAAGGCATGACGGTCCGAGGGCTGCTGATGGCCATGAGGCGGCTCGGAGTAGCCGGAGAGTTCCTCCTAATTGGCAG cGACGGCTGGGCAGACCGGGTCGAGGTGGTGGAGGGATACGAGCAGGAGGCTGTGGGCGGCAtcactgtgaagctgcagtCTGAAGAGGTCTCCTCCTTTGACGACTACTTCCTGAAGCTGCGGCTCAGCACCAACACCCGCAACCCGTGGTTCCCCGAGTTCTGGCAGTATCGGTTTCAGTGCCGCCTTCCCGGACACCCGCAAGAGAACCTGAATTATGCACGAAACTGCTCAG GTTATGAAAGTCTGGAGGACAACTACGTTCAAGACAGCAAGATGGGCTTCGTCATCAACGCCATCTACGCCATGGCCCACGGGCTGCACGACATGCACACCCACCTCTGCCCTGCTCACGTGGGGCTCTGTGACAACATGAAGCCCATCGATGGCAGCCACTTGCTGGACTTCCTTCTCAAGACGACCTTCACGGGTGTTTCCGGAGAGGACATATGGTTTGACGAGAACGGGGACTCACCTGGGAG GTATGAGATTATGAACTTCCAGCACGTGGAGCCGAGTGTTTACGACTACATCAACATCGGCTCCTGGCACGAGGGCATTCTCAGCCTGGATGAAGAAATGATTCAGATGAACCGCAGCGACATGGTCCGCTCTGTCTGCAGTGAGCCCTGCTCCAAAGGAGAGATCAAG GTGATCAGGAAGGGAgaagtgagctgctgctggatctgCACCGCCTGTAAGGACAACGAGTACGTCCAGGATGAGTTCACGTGTAAAGCCTGTGAGCTGGGCTGGTGGCCTGACAAAGAACTGGAAG GCTGTGAGCCGATCCCCCTGCGCTACCTGGAGTGGAGCAATCCCGAGTCCATTATCCAGGTGGTTTTCTCCTGCCTGGGCATCCTGGTCACATCATTCGTtacctttgtctttgtcttatATCGAGACACGCCTGTGGTCAAATCCTCCAGCCGGGAGCTCTGCTACATCATCCTCGCAGGGATCTTCCTGGGCTATCTGTGTCCGTTCACCCTCATCGCCCGTCCCACCGTGGCCTCCTGCTACCTTCAGAGGCTCCTTGTCGGACTCTCGGCTGCCATGTGCTACTCTGCCCTGGTAACCAAAACCAACCGCATTGCTCGTATTTTGGCAGGCAGCAAGAAGAAGATTTGCACCAGGAAACCAAGGTTCATGAGTGCCTGGGCTCAAGTGGTCATTGCCTTCATCCTGATCAGTGTCCAGCTCACCTTGGAGGTTACCCTCATCATCATGGAGCCCCCTGAACCCATCAAATCCTACCCGAGCATCAGAGAAGTCTTCCTCATTTGCAACACCAGCAATGTAGGCGTTGTGGCCCCTCTGGGCTACAACGGCTTACTTATCATGAGCTGCACTTATTATGCTTTTAAGACCCGCAACGTTCCTGCAAATTTCAACGAAGCCAAATACATCGCCTTCACCATGTACACCACATGCATCATCTGGCTGGCGTTTGTGCCAATCTACTTTGGCAGCAACTACAAGATCATCACCACGTCCTTCTCCGTAAGCCTCAGTGTGACTGTGGCCTTGGGCTGTATGTTCACACCAAAGATGTACATCATCATTGCCAAACCAGAGCGAAACGTGCGCAGCGCGTTCACCACCTCTGACGCTGTGCGCATGCACGTCGGCGATGGAAAAATTGCCTGTCGAAGCAACAGCCTGCTCAACATGttcaagaggaagaagaacacTGGAAACGGCAG TTCTAATGGAAAGTCTGTGTCATGGTCTGAACCAGGTGCAAGACATCCTCCAAAAGGGGATCACATGTGGCACAGACTGTCAGTGCATGTgaagagacaggaagcaggttCCAATCAGATGGCTGTCATCAAACCCTTAACTAATACCTACCAAAACAGAGCTCTGGAATTCTCAGACCTCAGCACTAAGACCTTGTACAATGTGGCTGAGGAGGATGAGAGTGACCCTGTCAGGTACAATCCCCCCGCAACTCCTCCCATGATGGCCCACGGGCAAATTCCTGCCTGTGGGCTGATAAAAGACATGGACGAGGAGCTCTATACCCCTGAGCATATGCAGGCAAATAGCATTATCCCCCAACACGTCATCATGGACCACCTGCAGGGGGAGATGGTGGTAAATCGTAAATTCATCAGTGACACCCCTGAGCTCAATGATATGATTAGCATGCCTGAGGCCGTGAGCGGCGGCATGCCAGTGTACCACCAGGCCCACCTCATCCAGCATGACCCGGTCCTACCTGTGCACCTCGACCCATTCGATGAGGAACCCACCTCCCctttagaggaggaggagatggagaatgAGCAGTTTGGCCTTCTTCACGGCTACATGTACAACAACGCCCAGATTCATGACGAGGAGGACTTGGTTGAGGTCAAATCAGCCATGGAGGACTCTCTGGCTCTGATGCCTCCTTCCCCTTTTCGAGATTGCGCTGGTCCTCCAGCGAGCCCCTTTCCCAATTCGCCGGTATCTGAGTCAATTCTGTGCAGCCCTCCAAATGTGACATATGCCTCTGTCATCCTCAGAGACTTCAAACAAAGCTCCTCGACTCTGTGA
- the grm1b gene encoding metabotropic glutamate receptor 1b isoform X2, whose protein sequence is MISAERERERERERERERERERERERERESQLLSVFSAEELESGLAASEDAQTRYVPDCLVQGDNNTDGETALILNFIQKWIDGPPLWPSGHDSTLSTCGTMSNMIYLTAISLLYLPVLVFEAFVLSKGKYERSVVPSSASRLVARMDGDVIIGALFSVHHQPSAEKVADRKCGEVREQYGIQRVEAMFHALDRINSDPNLLPNITLGCEIRDSCWHSSVALEQSIEFIRDSLISIRDDSDGSRWCIEGEPSSQPPPTKKPIAGVIGPGSSSVAIQVQNLLQLFNIPQIAYSATSIDLSDKTLFKYFLRVVPSDTLQARALLDIVKRYNWTYVSAVHTEGNYGESGMEVFKELASQDGICIAHSDKIYSNAGEKHFDRLLRKLRERLPKARVVVCFCEGMTVRGLLMAMRRLGVAGEFLLIGSDGWADRVEVVEGYEQEAVGGITVKLQSEEVSSFDDYFLKLRLSTNTRNPWFPEFWQYRFQCRLPGHPQENLNYARNCSGYESLEDNYVQDSKMGFVINAIYAMAHGLHDMHTHLCPAHVGLCDNMKPIDGSHLLDFLLKTTFTGVSGEDIWFDENGDSPGRYEIMNFQHVEPSVYDYINIGSWHEGILSLDEEMIQMNRSDMVRSVCSEPCSKGEIKVIRKGEVSCCWICTACKDNEYVQDEFTCKACELGWWPDKELEGCEPIPLRYLEWSNPESIIQVVFSCLGILVTSFVTFVFVLYRDTPVVKSSSRELCYIILAGIFLGYLCPFTLIARPTVASCYLQRLLVGLSAAMCYSALVTKTNRIARILAGSKKKICTRKPRFMSAWAQVVIAFILISVQLTLEVTLIIMEPPEPIKSYPSIREVFLICNTSNVGVVAPLGYNGLLIMSCTYYAFKTRNVPANFNEAKYIAFTMYTTCIIWLAFVPIYFGSNYKIITTSFSVSLSVTVALGCMFTPKMYIIIAKPERNVRSAFTTSDAVRMHVGDGKIACRSNSLLNMFKRKKNTGNGRCKTSSKRGSHVAQTVSACEETGSRFQSDGCHQTLN, encoded by the exons ATGATcagcgcagagagagagagagagagagagagagagagagagagagagagagagagagagagagagagagagagagagagagagagtcagctgctcagtgttttctcGGCAGAAGAGCTGGAGTCCGGTCTGGCTGCTTCAGAAGACGCACAGACCCGCTATGTCCCGGATTGCCTGGTGCAG GGTGACAACAACACCGACGGAGAGACTGCATTAATCCTCAATTTCATCCAAAAGTGGATTGATGGACCTCCATTATGGCCAAGCGGACATGATTCTACACTCAGCACCTGTGGCACAATGTCGAATATGATTTACCTGACTGCCATAAGCCTTTTGTACCTGCCTGTTTTAGTGTTTGAGGCATTTGTGTTGTCGAAAGGCAAGTATGAGAGGTCAGTGGTGCCCAGTTCTGCCTCTCGCCTGGTGGCCCGGATGGACGGGGATGTTATAATCGGCGccctcttctctgtccaccACCAACCATCAGCTGAGAAGGTGGCGGACAGGAAATGTGGGGAAGTCCGCGAGCAGTACGGCATCCAGAGAGTGGAAGCCATGTTCCACGCCCTGGATCGGATTAACTCGGACCCAAACCTGTTGCCCAACATCACCCTGGGCTGTGAGATCAGGGACTCCTGCTGGCACTCCTCGGTGGCTCTGGAGCAGAGCATCGAGTTCATACGAGACTCTCTCATCTCCATCCGGGACGACAGCGACGGCTCCAGGTGGTGCATCGAGGGGGAACCTTCCAGTCAGCCGCCGCCAACCAAGAAGCCCATCGCAGGGGTCATCGGGCCCGGCTCCAGCTCAGTGGCAATTCAAGTTCAAaacctcctgcagctgttcaaCATCCCGCAGATTGCCTATTCTGCAACCAGCATTGACCTCAGCGACAAGACATTATTCAAGTACTTCCTCAGGGTTGTGCCATCAGACACTCTTCAGGCTCGAGCCCTCTTGGACATTGTCAAACGGTACAACTGGACCTATGTGTCTGCAGTGCACACAGAGG GTAACTACGGGGAGAGTGGGATGGAGGTGTTCAAAGAGCTCGCCTCGCAGGACGGCATCTGCATCGCCCACTCTGACAAGATCTACAGCAACGCCGGCGAGAAGCACTTTGACAGGCTGCTGAGGAAGCTGCGCGAGCGTCTGCCCAAAGCTCGAGTGGTTGTCTGCTTCTGTGAAGGCATGACGGTCCGAGGGCTGCTGATGGCCATGAGGCGGCTCGGAGTAGCCGGAGAGTTCCTCCTAATTGGCAG cGACGGCTGGGCAGACCGGGTCGAGGTGGTGGAGGGATACGAGCAGGAGGCTGTGGGCGGCAtcactgtgaagctgcagtCTGAAGAGGTCTCCTCCTTTGACGACTACTTCCTGAAGCTGCGGCTCAGCACCAACACCCGCAACCCGTGGTTCCCCGAGTTCTGGCAGTATCGGTTTCAGTGCCGCCTTCCCGGACACCCGCAAGAGAACCTGAATTATGCACGAAACTGCTCAG GTTATGAAAGTCTGGAGGACAACTACGTTCAAGACAGCAAGATGGGCTTCGTCATCAACGCCATCTACGCCATGGCCCACGGGCTGCACGACATGCACACCCACCTCTGCCCTGCTCACGTGGGGCTCTGTGACAACATGAAGCCCATCGATGGCAGCCACTTGCTGGACTTCCTTCTCAAGACGACCTTCACGGGTGTTTCCGGAGAGGACATATGGTTTGACGAGAACGGGGACTCACCTGGGAG GTATGAGATTATGAACTTCCAGCACGTGGAGCCGAGTGTTTACGACTACATCAACATCGGCTCCTGGCACGAGGGCATTCTCAGCCTGGATGAAGAAATGATTCAGATGAACCGCAGCGACATGGTCCGCTCTGTCTGCAGTGAGCCCTGCTCCAAAGGAGAGATCAAG GTGATCAGGAAGGGAgaagtgagctgctgctggatctgCACCGCCTGTAAGGACAACGAGTACGTCCAGGATGAGTTCACGTGTAAAGCCTGTGAGCTGGGCTGGTGGCCTGACAAAGAACTGGAAG GCTGTGAGCCGATCCCCCTGCGCTACCTGGAGTGGAGCAATCCCGAGTCCATTATCCAGGTGGTTTTCTCCTGCCTGGGCATCCTGGTCACATCATTCGTtacctttgtctttgtcttatATCGAGACACGCCTGTGGTCAAATCCTCCAGCCGGGAGCTCTGCTACATCATCCTCGCAGGGATCTTCCTGGGCTATCTGTGTCCGTTCACCCTCATCGCCCGTCCCACCGTGGCCTCCTGCTACCTTCAGAGGCTCCTTGTCGGACTCTCGGCTGCCATGTGCTACTCTGCCCTGGTAACCAAAACCAACCGCATTGCTCGTATTTTGGCAGGCAGCAAGAAGAAGATTTGCACCAGGAAACCAAGGTTCATGAGTGCCTGGGCTCAAGTGGTCATTGCCTTCATCCTGATCAGTGTCCAGCTCACCTTGGAGGTTACCCTCATCATCATGGAGCCCCCTGAACCCATCAAATCCTACCCGAGCATCAGAGAAGTCTTCCTCATTTGCAACACCAGCAATGTAGGCGTTGTGGCCCCTCTGGGCTACAACGGCTTACTTATCATGAGCTGCACTTATTATGCTTTTAAGACCCGCAACGTTCCTGCAAATTTCAACGAAGCCAAATACATCGCCTTCACCATGTACACCACATGCATCATCTGGCTGGCGTTTGTGCCAATCTACTTTGGCAGCAACTACAAGATCATCACCACGTCCTTCTCCGTAAGCCTCAGTGTGACTGTGGCCTTGGGCTGTATGTTCACACCAAAGATGTACATCATCATTGCCAAACCAGAGCGAAACGTGCGCAGCGCGTTCACCACCTCTGACGCTGTGCGCATGCACGTCGGCGATGGAAAAATTGCCTGTCGAAGCAACAGCCTGCTCAACATGttcaagaggaagaagaacacTGGAAACGGCAG GTGCAAGACATCCTCCAAAAGGGGATCACATGTGGCACAGACTGTCAGTGCATGTgaagagacaggaagcaggttCCAATCAGATGGCTGTCATCAAACCCTTAACTAA